One genomic segment of Candidatus Kryptonium sp. includes these proteins:
- the rplK gene encoding 50S ribosomal protein L11, with amino-acid sequence MAKKVVGYVKLQIPGGQATPAPPVGPALGQRGINIMEFCKQFNARTQDKMGLILPVIVTVYSDKSFTFVVKTPPASVLLKKAAGIEKGSSEPKRVKVGKVTRQQIREIAQMKMPDLNTNDIEAAMRMIEGTAKSMGIEIVD; translated from the coding sequence ATGGCTAAAAAGGTAGTTGGATATGTGAAGCTTCAAATACCCGGTGGACAAGCAACACCAGCTCCTCCAGTTGGACCTGCGCTCGGTCAGCGTGGTATAAACATTATGGAGTTCTGCAAGCAGTTTAACGCCCGAACCCAAGATAAAATGGGTTTGATTTTACCTGTTATTGTGACTGTTTATTCTGATAAATCATTTACATTTGTTGTAAAAACACCGCCGGCATCTGTACTTTTGAAGAAAGCAGCTGGAATTGAGAAAGGATCGTCTGAACCGAAGCGAGTTAAAGTTGGTAAGGTTACTCGTCAGCAGATAAGAGAAATTGCTCAAATGAAGATGCCCGATTTAAATACGAATGATATAGAAGCTGCAATGCGTATGATTGAGGGCACAGCAAAAAGTATGGGAATTGAAATCGTTGATTAA
- a CDS encoding type 1 glutamine amidotransferase → MKLKGKKVVIFVEDLVEEIELLYPKYRLIEEGAEVKIAGPEVKIFKGKNGYPIKSDIKFDEVKVDDFDALIIPGGYAPDRIRRNNVAIELTRKFFESGKIVAFICHAGWVPISAGILRNKKVTGFFSIRDDLVNAGAKYVDSEVIIDGNLISSRMPDDLPAFCKAIISVLSD, encoded by the coding sequence ATGAAACTAAAAGGAAAGAAGGTTGTCATTTTCGTTGAGGACTTAGTTGAGGAAATTGAGCTATTGTATCCAAAATACAGATTGATTGAAGAGGGTGCTGAGGTTAAAATCGCTGGTCCAGAAGTTAAAATTTTTAAAGGGAAAAATGGTTATCCCATAAAGTCGGACATTAAATTTGATGAGGTAAAAGTTGACGACTTTGATGCTCTTATAATTCCAGGTGGGTATGCGCCAGATAGAATCAGGAGAAATAATGTTGCTATTGAGTTGACGAGAAAATTCTTTGAATCAGGCAAAATTGTTGCTTTCATCTGTCATGCTGGATGGGTTCCTATCTCTGCTGGAATTTTGCGGAATAAAAAAGTTACGGGTTTTTTCTCAATACGAGATGACCTTGTTAATGCAGGTGCTAAATATGTTGATAGTGAAGTTATAATTGATGGAAATTTAATAAGTTCAAGGATGCCAGATGATCTCCCAGCATTTTGCAAAGCTATAATTTCTGTACTTTCGGATTGA
- a CDS encoding TonB-dependent receptor: MRNCYTWLLGIVLLFNFAFAQDARIKGKVIDFETGEPIPNVNIVILGTTLGTSTDLKGEFEIRVKPGSYIIEARSIGYQSEKREIDIKGGIVFVEFRLKQGYVELGEVEVLADYKSRRVVDVRPSIIEVEPQNVKVGAGFGEDVFRMLRTLPGVLSPSDFAARFVVRGGSPDENLIIIDGVEIYNPYRLYGFVSMFNPDIVSSFNFMAGGFPAKYGDRLSAVLDVSGREGTREKLFSSMMNVNLTNANLIFEGKLPLNGSWIFSTRRTYYDLILGPIAEKTGLVSGDVTFPNFYDFQTKLSFQPFNKHKVNFFLIHSRDAMNIITGKNLDRPDSVTVNDLSYNNTLAFNWTYSPQKNFVIKFLTSWYKNSGESKFGGELLDPSQDADRKTISDDAIFFKVETWSNYSIQKFTTSVDVSYEFGRNLVEFGVGNSRVISELKYVLKLDEALKMFLISLGFFSAPEFFRYVERYNRSYFYIQDRIKLSSKLIVQPGLRFDYYEIIKRSYISPRFNFLYNIDALTSLRLAYGWYYQSPGYEKIYDQNIFFDFTRSENLNAEKATHYIVGLERWLSADILARVEGYYKNFDDLIVRKRVNGTRWVADRIPAYPPTDIRGWSPPYQIAVDDSVTPIPVNRGDGKAYGFEVFIEKKQTRNSKIHGWFSYSFSVARRKIYDVELPFIFDQRHTVNIVLNWKISRKFDLSMTWMYGSNYPYTEPIGVKPRIFVSDTAVKIMTIRNKVVLDLDYGGFRNFLNSRKPPYHRLDVRITYNARFWGANWSFYLDVMNVYNRKNVVGYDFSISNGQIKRRPVTMLPILPTLGISVKF, translated from the coding sequence ATGCGGAACTGTTATACCTGGTTATTGGGAATAGTTTTGCTTTTTAATTTTGCTTTTGCTCAAGATGCAAGGATAAAAGGAAAGGTTATTGATTTTGAAACCGGGGAACCGATCCCAAATGTAAATATAGTGATTCTTGGAACAACGCTTGGTACATCAACGGATTTAAAAGGTGAGTTTGAAATCAGAGTGAAGCCAGGATCATATATCATTGAGGCAAGAAGCATCGGATATCAAAGTGAGAAAAGAGAAATTGACATAAAAGGTGGTATTGTTTTCGTTGAATTCAGATTGAAGCAAGGTTATGTTGAACTTGGCGAGGTTGAGGTTTTAGCAGATTACAAGAGTCGTCGCGTTGTTGATGTTAGGCCAAGTATTATTGAAGTTGAACCGCAGAATGTTAAAGTTGGAGCTGGCTTTGGGGAGGATGTTTTTAGAATGTTAAGGACTTTGCCTGGTGTTCTTTCACCGTCCGATTTCGCAGCACGATTTGTCGTGCGCGGAGGTTCACCTGATGAAAATTTAATAATCATAGATGGTGTTGAAATTTATAATCCATATCGGCTTTATGGTTTCGTGAGCATGTTCAATCCAGATATTGTTAGTAGTTTTAATTTTATGGCTGGTGGATTTCCTGCAAAATATGGGGATAGGTTATCAGCTGTCCTTGATGTCTCTGGACGCGAGGGGACGAGGGAAAAACTTTTCTCAAGCATGATGAATGTTAATTTGACAAATGCGAATTTGATATTTGAAGGAAAGCTTCCGTTAAATGGTTCGTGGATATTTTCAACCAGAAGGACATACTATGATTTGATACTTGGACCAATAGCTGAAAAAACGGGTCTTGTCAGCGGTGATGTGACATTTCCAAACTTTTATGATTTTCAAACTAAGTTGAGTTTCCAACCATTTAATAAGCACAAAGTTAATTTTTTCTTGATCCACAGCCGTGATGCGATGAATATTATAACTGGCAAAAATCTTGATAGACCTGATAGCGTTACTGTGAACGATTTGTCTTATAACAATACTCTTGCTTTCAATTGGACATATTCTCCGCAAAAAAATTTCGTTATTAAGTTTTTAACATCGTGGTATAAAAATTCAGGTGAAAGCAAGTTCGGTGGGGAATTGCTTGATCCATCTCAAGACGCGGACAGAAAAACTATTTCTGATGATGCAATCTTTTTCAAGGTTGAAACATGGTCAAATTATTCAATTCAAAAGTTCACAACATCGGTTGATGTGAGTTATGAATTTGGAAGAAATTTGGTTGAGTTTGGGGTTGGCAATAGTCGTGTCATTTCAGAGTTGAAATATGTTCTTAAGTTGGATGAAGCGTTAAAGATGTTTTTGATATCGCTCGGCTTTTTCTCGGCCCCAGAGTTTTTCAGATATGTTGAAAGATATAATCGCTCATATTTTTATATTCAAGACAGAATAAAGCTAAGCTCAAAACTCATTGTTCAACCTGGTTTGAGATTTGACTATTACGAGATAATAAAAAGAAGTTATATCTCTCCGAGGTTTAACTTTCTTTATAACATTGATGCCTTGACGAGTTTAAGGTTAGCGTATGGTTGGTATTATCAATCGCCAGGATACGAGAAAATTTATGATCAAAATATATTTTTTGATTTCACTCGGTCGGAGAATTTAAACGCTGAGAAAGCAACTCATTATATCGTTGGGCTTGAAAGATGGCTTTCTGCTGATATATTGGCAAGGGTTGAGGGTTATTATAAAAATTTTGATGATTTAATCGTAAGGAAGCGCGTGAATGGAACAAGATGGGTTGCTGATAGGATACCTGCATATCCGCCAACTGATATTAGAGGATGGAGCCCACCATATCAAATAGCGGTAGATGACTCAGTTACACCGATCCCGGTTAATAGAGGTGATGGAAAAGCATATGGATTTGAAGTTTTCATTGAAAAGAAGCAAACGAGGAATAGCAAAATCCATGGTTGGTTTTCTTACTCTTTTTCAGTTGCGAGAAGAAAAATTTATGATGTTGAATTGCCGTTTATTTTTGATCAGAGACATACAGTTAACATCGTATTAAATTGGAAAATCAGTAGAAAGTTTGATTTAAGCATGACCTGGATGTATGGTTCAAATTATCCCTATACCGAGCCAATTGGGGTGAAACCAAGAATTTTTGTATCTGATACCGCTGTGAAGATAATGACAATAAGAAACAAAGTTGTGCTTGATCTTGATTATGGAGGATTCAGAAACTTTTTGAATTCAAGGAAACCACCATATCATCGTTTGGATGTGCGAATTACTTACAACGCAAGATTTTGGGGCGCGAATTGGAGTTTTTATCTTGATGTTATGAATGTTTACAATCGTAAAAATGTTGTTGGATATGATTTTAGTATTTCAAACGGTCAGATAAAGCGAAGACCAGTCACGATGTTGCCTATCTTACCAACATTAGGCATAAGCGTCAAGTTTTAG
- the rplL gene encoding 50S ribosomal protein L7/L12, with translation MPSQIVEEIVERIEKLTLLEAVELKKILEEKFGVSAAAVAAPVVAAVPGAAPAAAQPAAEEKTEFDVILVNPGAQKLNVIKIVRQITGLGLKEAKDLVDSAPKPIKEGISKEEAEKIKKELEEAGAQVQIK, from the coding sequence ATGCCATCACAGATAGTAGAAGAAATCGTTGAAAGAATTGAAAAACTTACGCTTCTTGAAGCAGTAGAATTGAAAAAGATCCTTGAGGAAAAATTTGGTGTTTCCGCAGCAGCTGTTGCAGCTCCTGTTGTCGCAGCTGTTCCTGGTGCAGCACCTGCAGCAGCTCAACCAGCAGCTGAAGAAAAGACAGAATTTGATGTCATTCTTGTTAACCCAGGTGCTCAGAAACTTAATGTAATAAAGATCGTCAGACAAATAACAGGTCTTGGATTGAAAGAAGCAAAAGATTTAGTTGACAGCGCACCGAAACCGATAAAAGAAGGAATTTCAAAAGAGGAAGCTGAGAAAATCAAGAAAGAGCTTGAAGAAGCAGGAGCACAGGTTCAAATCAAATAA
- the rplJ gene encoding 50S ribosomal protein L10, whose translation MKKEEKAKVVEEITQKISHAKGLVLADFTKMTVAEVNELRRELKSAGVDYKVVKNTLLKIAMQNVGGYDGLFRYLEGPTAVAFGYDDPITPVRLIKKIKGKIDKPAVKAIYIEGQIYDGSKLDELANLPSKSDIIAGIIGSIAAPASGIVWTLNAVLSELVLVIDAIAKKLEEKGS comes from the coding sequence ATGAAAAAAGAGGAGAAAGCTAAAGTCGTTGAAGAGATAACTCAGAAAATTTCACATGCGAAAGGATTAGTTTTAGCTGATTTTACTAAAATGACCGTCGCTGAGGTGAACGAATTGAGGCGAGAACTTAAAAGCGCTGGCGTTGATTATAAGGTGGTGAAGAATACTTTGTTAAAGATAGCAATGCAAAATGTCGGCGGATACGATGGCTTATTCCGGTATCTTGAAGGGCCTACTGCTGTTGCTTTCGGATATGATGACCCGATTACACCAGTGCGACTGATAAAGAAAATAAAAGGTAAAATTGATAAACCAGCGGTTAAAGCGATTTATATTGAAGGGCAAATTTACGATGGTTCAAAGCTTGACGAGCTTGCTAATTTGCCATCAAAGTCCGATATTATCGCTGGAATAATTGGAAGCATAGCAGCGCCAGCAAGTGGTATCGTGTGGACATTGAATGCAGTTTTATCGGAGTTAGTTTTGGTAATTGATGCAATAGCAAAGAAACTTGAAGAAAAAGGTTCATAA
- the nusG gene encoding transcription termination/antitermination protein NusG has product MARRWYAVRTYSGHENRVKKFIENEIAEGKFKDKIFSVFVPTEKVTVVKEGRKKSRVKAFFPGYILIEAEMDDEVKSFIRSVPSVVSFVGPKGNPVPLREDEVERFIGKVEESGVERIDVPFRVGDSVRVIDGPFTDFSGIVQEVNSEKMKLKVMINIFGRKTPVELDFTQVEIEK; this is encoded by the coding sequence ATGGCAAGGAGATGGTATGCGGTGAGAACATATTCGGGGCATGAGAATCGTGTTAAGAAATTTATAGAAAATGAAATCGCTGAAGGGAAGTTCAAAGACAAAATTTTTAGCGTTTTTGTCCCGACTGAAAAAGTAACCGTCGTGAAAGAAGGAAGAAAAAAATCTCGTGTCAAAGCATTTTTCCCTGGTTATATTTTGATTGAAGCGGAAATGGATGATGAAGTTAAAAGTTTTATTCGTAGCGTTCCATCAGTTGTAAGCTTTGTTGGTCCAAAGGGGAATCCTGTTCCCTTAAGAGAGGACGAAGTTGAAAGATTCATTGGCAAAGTTGAAGAGTCAGGCGTTGAAAGGATTGATGTGCCTTTCAGGGTTGGAGATTCAGTTAGAGTTATTGATGGACCATTTACTGATTTCAGTGGTATAGTTCAAGAGGTAAATTCTGAAAAAATGAAGCTAAAAGTTATGATCAATATCTTTGGTCGCAAGACGCCTGTTGAACTTGATTTTACACAAGTTGAAATTGAAAAATAA
- the amrS gene encoding AmmeMemoRadiSam system radical SAM enzyme → MLGEVQTLKDILMRNSKVGELYRKIDEKRIECFACGHRCKIPEGRSGVCKVRFNVDGKLYVPWGYVTSLALDPIEKKPFFHVYPGSYTLSFGMLGCDFHCDYCQNWVTSQALRDPVAGAIPDFIDAEEIVDIAIKYKSKIITSTYNEPLITSEWAVGILKIANQHGIRGAYVSNGNATPEVLDYIRPYVDFYKVDLKTFNDLNYRKLGGRLNVVLDTIKMLVEKGFWVEIVTLVVPGFNDSEGELRDIAKFLASVSPNIPWHVTAFHKDYKMTEPDNTRPEQLIKAVEIGYEEGLRFVYAGNLPGYVDKYENTYCFNCGALLVERFGFRVLKNKIVGGKCYKCGTVIPGYWE, encoded by the coding sequence ATGCTTGGCGAGGTTCAAACACTCAAAGATATTTTAATGCGTAATTCAAAAGTTGGGGAGCTTTACAGAAAAATTGATGAGAAACGGATTGAGTGTTTTGCTTGTGGGCACAGATGTAAAATTCCAGAAGGAAGAAGTGGCGTTTGCAAGGTCAGGTTTAATGTTGATGGAAAACTATATGTCCCATGGGGATATGTGACATCACTTGCGCTTGACCCGATTGAAAAGAAACCATTTTTCCATGTTTATCCGGGAAGTTATACTCTAAGTTTTGGCATGCTTGGTTGTGACTTTCACTGTGATTATTGTCAAAATTGGGTGACATCACAGGCCTTAAGAGATCCTGTTGCTGGAGCAATTCCAGATTTTATAGATGCTGAAGAAATAGTTGATATCGCTATCAAATACAAAAGCAAAATTATAACAAGCACATATAACGAACCATTGATTACATCCGAATGGGCAGTTGGAATTTTAAAGATCGCAAATCAGCATGGGATTCGTGGTGCATATGTCTCAAATGGGAACGCAACTCCGGAAGTTCTTGATTACATTAGACCATATGTTGATTTTTACAAGGTTGATTTGAAGACATTTAATGATTTGAACTACAGAAAGCTTGGCGGACGATTAAATGTCGTTCTTGATACAATTAAGATGCTTGTTGAGAAGGGTTTCTGGGTTGAAATTGTGACGCTTGTCGTTCCTGGATTTAATGATTCGGAAGGTGAATTAAGAGATATTGCAAAGTTTTTGGCAAGCGTTTCTCCTAACATCCCATGGCATGTGACCGCTTTTCATAAAGATTACAAAATGACAGAGCCAGATAATACGCGTCCAGAGCAATTGATAAAAGCAGTTGAGATAGGTTATGAGGAAGGTTTGAGGTTTGTTTATGCTGGAAATCTGCCGGGTTATGTTGATAAATACGAGAATACTTATTGTTTTAATTGCGGAGCTTTGCTTGTTGAAAGGTTTGGTTTCAGAGTTTTAAAAAATAAAATTGTCGGGGGGAAGTGCTACAAATGCGGAACTGTTATACCTGGTTATTGGGAATAG
- the secE gene encoding preprotein translocase subunit SecE: MREKIINFFTDIYKELQKVTWQKQDELIESTKVVLIACLIFTVIIWIIDIIITEILKIIF, translated from the coding sequence ATGCGAGAAAAGATTATTAACTTTTTTACCGACATTTACAAAGAACTTCAAAAAGTCACCTGGCAAAAACAAGATGAACTGATTGAGTCAACAAAGGTCGTCTTGATTGCGTGTCTTATTTTCACTGTCATTATATGGATAATTGATATCATCATCACCGAAATTTTAAAAATTATCTTTTGA
- the rpmG gene encoding 50S ribosomal protein L33 produces the protein MAKSEGREIITLECTVCKHRNYTTTKNRRKHPERVEYKKYCKFCNKHTIHKETR, from the coding sequence ATGGCAAAATCTGAAGGTAGAGAGATAATTACGCTTGAATGCACTGTGTGTAAGCACAGAAATTATACCACTACAAAGAACCGAAGAAAACACCCAGAGAGGGTGGAATATAAAAAATATTGCAAATTCTGCAACAAACACACTATTCATAAAGAAACACGCTAA
- a CDS encoding cysteine desulfurase gives MRRVYFDHSATTPVDPAVVEAMFPYFTKIFGNPSSVHQFGREAKVAIEEARGEIADFINAERSEIIFTSGGTESDNFAIFGIALAGFKKGKNHIITTKIEHHAVLDVCLYLQENGFEVTFLNVDSDGVVDPDDVRKAITPRTCLISVMHVNNEIGTIQPIQEIGSIAREYDIPFHTDAVQSFGKIDIDVKRLNVDLLSASAHKIYGPKGIGFLYVRDGIEIEKFHRGGSQEAGRRAGTESVPLIVGFGKAVQICKERMKNDYEHVSRLREHMIEKIREYFGEFDDEFLILNSPFDKTIPYILNFSINSSKIDIDAEALIYGLDLKGVAVSNGSACTSGSLKPSHVILALGRDEKTALATVRFSFGRGNTSEEVDYAVVKLFEIVRNFAERVISK, from the coding sequence ATGCGAAGGGTTTACTTTGATCATAGTGCAACCACGCCTGTTGATCCCGCTGTTGTTGAGGCAATGTTTCCATATTTCACGAAAATCTTTGGTAATCCATCTTCCGTTCATCAATTTGGGAGAGAGGCCAAGGTTGCAATTGAAGAGGCAAGAGGAGAAATTGCAGATTTTATAAATGCTGAACGCTCTGAGATAATTTTTACAAGCGGAGGTACGGAATCAGATAACTTCGCAATTTTTGGTATAGCGCTAGCTGGTTTTAAAAAGGGCAAAAATCACATAATCACGACTAAAATTGAACATCACGCTGTTCTTGATGTTTGTCTTTATTTACAAGAAAATGGATTTGAAGTGACATTTTTAAATGTTGATTCAGATGGGGTTGTTGATCCTGATGATGTGAGAAAAGCAATAACTCCAAGGACTTGTCTTATAAGCGTAATGCATGTTAATAATGAGATCGGGACAATACAACCAATTCAAGAAATAGGATCAATAGCGAGAGAGTATGATATACCATTTCATACTGACGCGGTTCAATCTTTTGGTAAAATTGATATTGATGTTAAGAGATTAAATGTTGACCTTCTTTCAGCATCCGCTCATAAAATCTACGGACCGAAGGGAATTGGTTTTCTTTATGTAAGGGATGGGATAGAAATTGAAAAATTTCATCGTGGCGGGTCGCAAGAGGCAGGTAGAAGGGCAGGCACAGAGAGCGTGCCATTGATAGTGGGGTTTGGTAAAGCAGTTCAAATTTGCAAAGAGAGAATGAAAAATGATTATGAGCATGTAAGTAGATTGAGGGAGCATATGATTGAAAAAATAAGAGAGTATTTCGGTGAATTTGATGATGAGTTTTTGATTTTGAACAGCCCCTTTGATAAGACGATACCTTATATCTTGAATTTTTCAATAAATTCAAGTAAAATTGATATAGATGCCGAGGCATTGATATATGGGCTTGATTTGAAAGGTGTTGCGGTTTCAAATGGTTCTGCTTGCACATCTGGGAGTTTGAAACCATCGCATGTCATACTTGCTCTTGGAAGAGATGAGAAAACAGCGCTTGCAACTGTGCGTTTCTCGTTCGGAAGAGGAAATACAAGTGAAGAAGTAGATTACGCTGTTGTGAAACTTTTTGAGATAGTGAGAAATTTTGCTGAAAGAGTTATTTCAAAATAA
- the rplA gene encoding 50S ribosomal protein L1: protein MPKHSKRYLEALKKIDKSKAYPLEEAIQKVKETATAKFDETVDIAIRLGVDPRHADQMVRGTVVLPYGTGRKVRVLVLTKQPEKEKEAIEAGADYVGFDEYINKIKEGWTDVDVIIATPEVMGEVGKLGKILGPRGLMPNPKSGTVTTDVAKAVREAKAGRVEFRVDKAGNIHVSVGKVSFENEKLIENIKTLLSTIVKLRPASVKGQYIRNITLSSTMGPGIKVDKNSVLMNLS from the coding sequence ATGCCAAAGCATAGCAAAAGATATCTTGAAGCTCTAAAAAAGATTGACAAATCAAAAGCATATCCACTTGAAGAAGCAATTCAAAAGGTTAAAGAAACCGCAACAGCAAAGTTTGATGAAACAGTTGATATAGCAATTCGCCTTGGTGTTGATCCAAGGCACGCAGATCAAATGGTTCGTGGGACCGTGGTTTTACCATATGGTACAGGAAGAAAGGTTCGTGTACTTGTCTTGACAAAGCAACCTGAAAAAGAGAAAGAAGCAATTGAAGCTGGTGCTGATTATGTTGGATTTGATGAGTACATAAACAAGATTAAAGAGGGATGGACAGATGTTGATGTTATAATTGCAACGCCTGAAGTTATGGGCGAAGTCGGGAAACTTGGTAAAATTCTCGGACCCCGTGGTTTGATGCCTAACCCCAAAAGTGGAACTGTAACAACCGATGTCGCTAAAGCTGTTAGAGAAGCAAAAGCGGGAAGAGTTGAATTTAGAGTTGATAAAGCCGGAAATATTCATGTGTCAGTTGGAAAGGTATCATTTGAAAATGAAAAGTTGATTGAAAATATAAAAACCCTGTTGTCAACGATAGTCAAATTAAGACCAGCAAGCGTCAAGGGACAATACATAAGGAACATTACCTTATCAAGCACGATGGGTCCTGGAATAAAAGTTGATAAGAATTCAGTACTTATGAATTTATCATAA